Proteins encoded in a region of the Zea mays cultivar B73 chromosome 4, Zm-B73-REFERENCE-NAM-5.0, whole genome shotgun sequence genome:
- the LOC100282276 gene encoding nudix hydrolase 4, producing the protein MAAVLVARQGRELQRYSQSTGGRIVVGCIPYRVRRDGELEVLVITSQKGHGMMFPKGGWEVDESMDEAARREALEEAGVLGDTGPVLGLWHYKSRRYVDQTYEGFMFPLRVADELHQWPEMASRKRTWATVQQAMDGCPHWWMREALERLVARQAVLQSAL; encoded by the exons ATGGCCGCCGTGCTGGTGGCGAGGCAGGGGCGCGAGCTGCAGCGGTACAGCCAGAGCACGGGCGGGCGCATCGTGGTGGGCTGCATCCCGTACCGCGTGCGGCGCGACGGCGAGCTGGAGGTGCTGGTGATCACGTCCCAGAAGGGGCACGGCATGATGTTCCCCAAGGGCGGGTGGGAGGTGGACGAGTCCATGGACGAGGCCGCCCGGCGCGAGGCCCTCGAGGAGGCCGGCGTGCTCGGCGACACCGGACCGGTCCTCGGCCTCTGGCACTACAAGAGCCGCCGCTACGTGGACCAGACCTACGAGGGCTTCATGTTCCCGCTCCGCGTCGCCGACGAGCTCCACCAGTGGCCCGAGATGGCGTCCCGCAAGCGCACCTGG GCAACGGTGCAGCAGGCGATGGACGGGTGCCCGCACTGGTGGATGCGCGAGGCGCTGGAGCGGCTCGTCGCGCGGCAAGCCGTGCTGCAGTCTGCCCTCTGA